The Anoplolepis gracilipes chromosome 14, ASM4749672v1, whole genome shotgun sequence genome includes a window with the following:
- the LOC140672938 gene encoding uncharacterized protein encodes MDNFILTSDSDIDMNINRRIIKDSEDENNSAINNKLTTRKKRRRIIEVGSSSDEDIVIENLDSAEPNKEKYLQQVNKIKRNSGQKYYTKRGKFIPAKQFESKNCNCSKKCIERINETQRIEIFNKFWNIGDFNKQNVFLYASVQRESVNRRRPRNNSGTKRAYAYKFYLVTSGGNILVCKKFFINTFQISTGRIDRILKSHENIPKDMRGKMVGSCRRTSELLTNTVIDHIKSFPAFESHYTRSQNPERMFLNPELNIRKMYDLYLEKCNENNLSSVVNEWTYRKIFKRDFKLHFHLPRKDTCAKCDFLNMKIKTTTDDEEKTILVERHDVHLQNAELARKALQEDKILASENPDTYFAFSFDLQKALPYPKLSVSIAYYKRNMYVLNEGFHNFHDNKVNMYVWDETVASRGSQEVASCCLKHLENVSTQSHVIAYSDMCTGQNRNLQMALMWLKLTQSNENNIDIIDHKFLLSGHSYLPNDADFGIIEMVLRKKNVLYTPQDYYEVNWLQICWLRFLRSAPYTILYKTSMKDPEFKTINLLPTRPGRPLKFEKIALAPLYENARPITYEKYKDMKQLLPYIPPVHHAYFETLPHAEHK; translated from the exons atggaTAACTTCATACTAACATCAGATAGTGATATAG ACATGAATATAAAcagaagaataataaaagattcagaGGATGAAAACAATTCCgctataaacaataaattaacgacccgtaaaaagagaagaagaataaTAGAGGTAGGATCTTCATCAGATGAGGATATTGTTATTGAGAACTTAGATTCTGCAGAaccaaataaagaaaaatatttgcaacaaGTAAACAAAATTAAGCGAAATAGTGGACAAAAGTATTATACAAAAAGAGGAAAATTCATTCCAGCAAAACAATTTGAATCCAAAAATTGTAATTGCTCAAAGAAATGTATTGAACGTATTAATGAAACACAAcgtatagaaatttttaataagttttggAATATAGGTGATTTTAATAAGCAAAATGTATTTCTATATGCTAGTGTTCAACGAGAATCTGTCAATAGAAGAAGGCCTAGAAATAATTCGGGCACTAAAAGGGCATatgcttataaattttaccTAGTCACTTCTGGTGGAAACATTTTAGTATGTAAGAAGTTTTTCATAAACACTTTCCAAATATCTACTGGACGAATTGATCGTATCCTAAAATCGCATGAGAACATTCCGAAAGACATGCGTGGAAAAATGGTTGGCTCTTGCAGAAGAACTAGTGAGCTACTGACGAATACAGTGATAGACCACATAAAAAGCTTTCCGGCATTTGAAAGTCACTATACTCGATCACAAAATCCAGAACGGATGTTTTTAAATcctgaattaaatataagaaaaatgtatgatttataCTTGGAAAAATGCAATGAAAATAACCTGAGTTCAGTAGTTAATGAATGGACATATAGGAAAATCTTTAAACGAGATTTCAAGTTACACTTCCATTTGCCACGTAAAGATACCTGTGCGAAATGCGATTTCTTAAACATGAAAATTAAGACAACAACTGATGACGAAGAGAAAACGATTCTTGTAGAAAGACATGATGTTCACTTGCAAAATGCTGAATTAGCAAGAAAAGCATTACAAGAAGATAAAATTCTGGCATCAGAAAATCCTGATACATACTTTGCCTTCTCTTTTGACCTACAAAAAGCCTTACCTTACCCGAAATTATCTGTCTCAATCGCATATTACAAGcgaaatatgtatgttttaaaCGAGGGTTTTCACAATTTCCAcgataataaagttaatatgtatgtgtgggACGAAACTGTTGCTTCGAGGGGATCACAAGAAGTAGCTTCTTgttgtttgaaacatttagAAAACGTATCGACCCAAAGCCATGTTATTGCCTACAGCGACATGTGTACTGGGCAAAATCGAAATTTACAGATGGCATTGATGTGGTTGAAGCTTACCCAGTCGAATGAAAataacattgatataattgaccacaaatttttactttcggGGCATTCATATCTTCCGAACGATGCAGATTTTGGCATCATCGAAATGgtattgcgaaaaaaaaatgttctgtaCACACCACAGGATTATTATGAG GTCAACTGGTTGCAAATATGTTGGTTGAGGTTTCTCAGAAGTGCCccatatactattttatataaaacatcaatGAAGGATCCagaatttaaaactataaatttattacccACACGTCCTGGAAGACCgctaaagtttgaaaaaatcgCCCTGGCGCCTTTGTACGAAAATGCCAGGCCTATTacttacgaaaaata